One Neomonachus schauinslandi chromosome 9, ASM220157v2, whole genome shotgun sequence DNA segment encodes these proteins:
- the LOC110571736 gene encoding LOW QUALITY PROTEIN: phosphatidylinositol-glycan biosynthesis class F protein-like (The sequence of the model RefSeq protein was modified relative to this genomic sequence to represent the inferred CDS: inserted 1 base in 1 codon) translates to MVTWPFSEQGDGVVVTWIASQENTVKDTDIKRLLYTHLLCIFXIILSIFIPSFFLENFSILETHLTWLCVCSVFVTAINLVLYLAVKPNASSKRSSLSYKVTRFLKCCIYFLMSCFFFHVIFVLYGAPLIELVLETFLFAIILSTFITVPCLCLLGPNIKAWIRVFSRNGVTSILENSLQITTISSFIGTWFGAFPIPLVWERPWQVWPISCTLGATYGYVAGLMISPLWIYWNRKQLTYKNN, encoded by the exons ATGGTCACATGGCCCTTCTCAGAGCAGGGGGATGGTGTCGTGGTCACATGG ATAGCCTCTCAAGAAAACACCGTGAAAGATACTGATATCAAGAGACTACTGTATACCCATCTTTTGTGCATAT CAATTATCCTAAGCATCTTCATTCCATCATTCTTCTTGGAGAACTTCTCAATATTGGAAACACACTTGACATGGTTGTGCGTCTGTTCTGTTTTTGTAACTGCCATCAATCTAGTATTATATTTAGCAGTGAAACCAAATGCATCCTCTAAAAGAAGTTCATTATCATACAAGGTAACCAGGTTTTTGAAATGCTGTATCTACTTTCTTATGTCATGTTTCTTCTTTCACGTAATTTTTGTTCTATATGGAGCACCACTCATAGAGTTGGtgttggaaacatttttatttgcaattattttgtcTACCTTTATTACTGTACCTTGTTTGTGTTTGTTAGGACCAAACATCAAAGCATGGATAAGAGTTTTCAGTAGAAATGGAGTTACATCCATTTTGGAGAACAGCCTTCAGATCACTACAATTTCTAGCTTTATAGGAACATGGTTTGGAGCCTTTCCTATTCCACTCGTTTGGGAAAGACCTTGGCAGGTATGGCCCATCTCCTGTACGCTTGGAGCGACCTACGGCTATGTGGCTGGACTCATGATTTCACCACTCTGGATATACTGGAATAGAAAGCAACTTACATACAAGAACAATTAA